AATTTATTCGGGAATTAAGAAGCGTGCAATATGACTGGGTCATTGATAACCACGGAATTTTCAAGAGCGGCATCATGGTGGCTTTAAGTCGAGGGCGCAGGAAGATAGGCTTTAAACCTTTTCCCGGAATCGCCGATGAAGGGAATTATCTTTTCACCAACGAAAGATATAAGCCACTTCCGATTGATCGGCATGCCCTGGAGCGTTATTTAGATTTGATCGCCCAGGTCGGAGTTTTCGTAAATGAACCAGATTTAAAATTCTCGTTACCAGCAGAGGCGCAAAATAAAGTTGAGAAAGTGCTCCGCCAGCATGGTCTTACTTCCTCTCCACTGGTGGTTATCCACCCCGTGGCCAAATGGCCGACCAAGCAATGGCCTTTGGAGAATTTTGCCCAACTGGCCGATAACCTTGTCGGCAAAGGAGCTTCTTTGGTTTTTACCGGAAGCCCGGATGACCGTGAAGCGGTACAATCGATCTTGGGCCAGATCCAAAACCACCAGAGGGTGGTGAATCTCGTAGGAAAAACTGGCCTGAAAGAATTGGCCGGGCTCTTCTCCCTTGCCGACCTTGTCCTGACCCCAGACACCGGACCCATGCACTTAGCCGCAGCCGTGCAAGCTCCCCTTATCGCCCTCTTTGGG
This genomic stretch from Deltaproteobacteria bacterium harbors:
- the waaC gene encoding lipopolysaccharide heptosyltransferase I; this translates as MSVRKNHPPRKILIIKLSAIGDVIQTLPMVEALKNQYPQAQIDWLVEEDASDLLLENPVLNRVIVSHRKSWQKRLFRKGHFWTTLSEIKKFIRELRSVQYDWVIDNHGIFKSGIMVALSRGRRKIGFKPFPGIADEGNYLFTNERYKPLPIDRHALERYLDLIAQVGVFVNEPDLKFSLPAEAQNKVEKVLRQHGLTSSPLVVIHPVAKWPTKQWPLENFAQLADNLVGKGASLVFTGSPDDREAVQSILGQIQNHQRVVNLVGKTGLKELAGLFSLADLVLTPDTGPMHLAAAVQAPLIALFGPTAPWRTGPYGNNHVILRKPLACSPCFKKKCPTMECMKSLSVEEVLEAVEKKLWNADCRMRNKIIQELNPNSAIRNPH